GAGGAGGATCTATTTTTTTGATTTCAACACGGGTGATCCTCACACCCCACTTGTCAGTCGCCTCGTCGAGAACTGTCCTGAGCTTCATGTTTATCCTTTCTCTGGAAGTGAGCGTTTGATCCAGTTCTAACTCTCCTATCACGTTCCTGAGATTAGTTTGAGCAAGCTTAATGGTGGCCGTTTCAAAGTTTCTCACGTTGTAAACCACTCTGTAAGCGTCTGTGATCTCGTAGTAGATGACGGCATCGACGGTTACCACCACGTTGTCTCTCGTTATCACTTCCTGAGGCGGAACATCGATCACCTTTTCCCTCATATCGACCTTTATCATCCGCTCGAAGAACGGTATGATGAAATGTATTCCCGCTCCAACTTCTCTTTTGAACTTTCCAAGTCTTTCCACCAGACCGCGCTCGTAAGGACGTACAATCCTCAGAGAACTGGCGGCAACGATCACCAAGAACAGAACGATAACGACAAGAGCTATCAACATGTCCTCACCTCCTCATACTCTTTTCACAACGGCGTGGGCTCCTTCCACCTTCAGAATCCTTACGTGTTCGCCTTTTTCGATGATTTCTTCATCATCTTCTGCAAAGGCCCTCCACACGTCTCCATCGATCTTCACAAGGCCGGTTCCCTTTTTGTTGTTTATCGTCTCAATAACGAGTGCCACCTTTCCAACGATCTCCTCTACATGGATTTTTCTGGGCGATTCCCAGCTTTGAACTAGCCTTCTAGTGAAAAGAACCAGAACGATTGAAACGACAGCAAAGACAATTATCTGAATGTAAACACCCAGGTGCAGAGAAACCAATGAAGCTGCAAGCGCTCCCACTCCAAACCAGAAAATGAAAAAAGTAGGTGTGAAGATTTCCGCTACCATGAGTATGATACTGAGAATGAGCCAGAATACCCATGCCTCCATAGTATCCCCCCTCATATCTCGAACACTTTCCTCGGGTCCATATAGATGATCTCCACGTTCGGCAACATTTCTCTGTACTTTTTTATGGTGGTCTTGATACTTCTCACGTAGCGCGTGGAGATGTGGTAAAGAATCACCCTCTTGATTCCTGCTTTCTTCACCGTTTCCATCACCTCATCGATGGAGGCGTGGTTCTTGTATCTCCGATCGCGGGGATCGAGGAAAGTACATTCGTGGATGAGCAGTTCTGTTCCTTCCACCTCCTCGGGATCGAGGGCCAGGGAGTCACCGCTGATAGTTAGTATTTTCTTGTGGTATTCTTCGGTTACAAAGTCTCGTCCCTTTTCTTTCACCAATCTGGCGATCACTCTGCTATCCAGTCCCTGAAATTCCCTCTTCAGCTTTCTTCTAACCTCGAAGATGTGATATCCGAAACTCACCTCGGACACCACGTGCTTCGTTCTGAATGGCTGAACGTAACGCTTGAAACCGCCAGCATCCCGGAGAAACACTCTCTCTCCTTCCTCCAGGGGATGAACGTTGAAGGAGAATCGAAGCTCGGGATTTGCCTTTTTTATGAAGCTGGTGTACTCTTCAACTGCTCTGTTTCCCTTCGGATAGAACACATCGAGTGGTTTTTCTCTATCACCCATTCCGTTGTTTCTTATGTTCACAACTCCCCACAGTCCTGCTATGTGATCCACGTGGCCATGTGTGAGGAAGACGTACTTGAAGGCGTAAACTTTACTCCCAAGAGTGGTGGAAACTCCCTCTCCCGCATCGAAAAGGATCCGCTCCGGGGAGTAGTAGATCCAGGTAGAAAACAGGGCTTTCGAAAACCCTATTATGTTCATCCTTCTCTCTCCACCCTGATCTCTATCGTGTCTTTAACACCGCCCGGTAGAGTCATCTCCACAGAGTACTTTCCTACTTCCTTTATGGGCTTGTCCAGTTTAAACCACTTCTTGTCGAGGTTCAAGCCGGTGAGTTTTGATATCTCTTCCGCTAGGGTCGTCGCCGTGACGGCCCCGAAGATTTTCCCGGCTTCACCCGCCTTAACCTTGATAACATGGGTCCTTTTTTTGAGTTCTTTTAGTATTCTCTCACTTTCCTCTCTTTCGCGCTCTTTTTTTCTTCTTTCCATTTCTCTTTCATGCTCTATTGCCCTCTCGAGCCCCCTGGTGTACTCTTTGGCAAGACCACGAGGGATGAGGTAGTTCCTGGCATATCCGTCGGAAACTTCTTTGATCTCACCTTTTTTTCCGATCTTTGGAACATCTTTTATAAGTATCACCTTCAAAACCATTCACCTCCTGATAGTTTTTCCTTACTTATTCTATCATGGGCCGATTGGTATAATTTTGACAGAGGAGGTGTGAAGGTGAAGAAAGCGATAGTGCTTTGTGCAGGAAAAGGAACCAGACTCAGACCCTTGACATTCACCACTGCAAAGCATCTCATACCCATTGCGAACAGACCCATTCTTTTCTACAGTTTGGAGAACATTGCGCGAGCCGGGATTGAAGAAGTGGGAGTTGTTGTGAATCCTTACAACGCGGAAGAGTTCAAAAGAATTGTGGGAGACAATCCTTTTGGTCTGAAAATCACCTACATCGTCCAAGAAGAACCCAAAGGGCTTGCCCACGCTGTCTGGGTATCCCGAAACTTTCTTGGAGACAAAGACTTCATGATGTATCTTGGAGATAACCTCATTCTTGAAGATCTTGGAAAGTTCGTGAAAGATTTCGAAAGATCGGACTACACCGCTTCCATTCTTCTCTCTCCGGTCAAAGACCCAACCCACTTCGGCGTGGCTGTGATGGAAGGTGACAGAGTTGTAAAGGTCGTTGAGAAACCAAAGATTCCTCCGAGTAACCTTGCCATTGTCGGATTGTACCTTTTCAGAAACAAAATCTTCGAGGGTATAGAGAACATAAAACCCTCTTGGAGGGGTGAGCTAGAGATAACCGATGCCATAGAGTATCTCATAGAAAAAGGAGAAAAGGTGAAAGGTTATGTCATCTATGGGTGGTGGAAAGATACGGGAAAGCCCGATGATCTGCTGGAAGCCAACAGAAGGATTCTCCTGGGGATAAACGAAAAGATTCTCGGAGAAGTAGATGATAAAACCACCATTCAGGGAACAGTGGTGATGGGAAAATCCTCCAGAGTTGTCAACTCAGTGATCAGAGGGCCTGTGGTCATAGGCGAAAACTGCCTCATAAAAGACACTTACGTAGGACCGTACACTTCCATTGGAAACAACGTGGTTTTGGAAAGTTGCGAAATCGAAAACAGTATAGTAATGGACGATTGCTCTATAGTGGGTGTAGAGAAAAGAATAGACTCTTCCATCCTAGGAAAGGGTGTCTCGGTTAGAAGTTCTGCAAGAAGACCTGTGAGTCTGAGTCTCATACTCGGTGACATGAGCAGGGTGGAATTTTAAAAGAGGGGCTTGATGCCCCTCCTATTTCGACCATTTCACAACGATGGGAGAGACCACGTACAACGAAGAGTAGGTTCCCACCACCGTTCCTATCGTCATTCCAAAGGCAAAAGGTTTTACAGCGCTTCCTGCGAACAGTAGGAGGACAAAGACCACGAAGAACGTGGTGAGAGAGGTATTGATGGTTCTGGCGAGGACCTGGTTTATACTCATGTTCACAATGTTGATCATACTCCTTCCACGGTATCTCCTCATGTTCTCCCTGATCCTGTCTGAAAGTACGATGGTATCGTTCAATGAGTAGCCGAGCAATGTAAGGAAAGCCGCAACGGCGGCCACGTTGATCTCGTATCCGAAGATGGAGAAGAATCCCATTGTGATGAGAACGTCATGAATGAGGGCAACGATCGCGGCCACGCCGAACACGAACCTGAACCGGACTGTGATGTAGATGAGGAGAACCACCAGTGCCACCAAAATGGCTGTCCACGTACCCCTTTTGATCTCCTCCGCCGCCGTTCCGCTGATCTCGTTAAAAGAAACCACTTTTCCCGGAAGAAGCCTTTCGAGTTCTTTCTGGACTCTTTGTTTTTCATCTGGTTCGTAAGTCTTGGGAACGACTATGGAATACTTCAAAACGTTTGCAGGGTCTCCGACGGATCGCACCTGAACGATCCTGGCGGTTGCGAATTCATCGGAAATCTGAGAGATAGCGCTTCTTATATCGGTCTCTGTGATCTTCACGTTTTCGAAGCGCACAACGATCTCAGAGCCACCCGTGAACTCCACTCCGAAGTTGAATCCCTTCGTGAATATCGAAACAAGAGAAACTGATATCAAAATCAGAGAAAGCGTTATAAAGATCTTCGACTTTCCCATGAAGTCAATCTCTCTTCTCATCGTTTGCTCCCTCCCTGCGCTTCCTCAACCCGGGGCGATCTGATGAGAGGAGCAAGACCATCGAGGAGAAGTCTACTGAACACAAGACTCACGAACATGCTCCCGAGAACGCCGATTATCAACGTAATGGCAAATCCCTTGATGGTCCCCGTTCCGAAGTAATAGAGTATGAGACCGGTGAGGATGGTCGTGATGTTCGCATCCAGAATCGTCGAAAGTGATCTGTCGAAACCTGCTGCTATGGATGTTTTAACAGGTTTTCCTGATCTCATCTCTTCCTTTATTCTTTCGTATATGATCACGTTCCCATCTACTGTTGTTCCGATGGTGAGGATGATACCGGCTATACCGGGGAGGGTGAGTATGAACTTACCGGCCGCCATCACACCAAGGAGCAGTATCGTGTTGTAGATGAGAGCAAGGTCTGCTACGATTCCCATCGTTCTGTAATAGATCAGCATGTACGCAAGAACGAGAATGAGACCTACTATCCCCGCCTTCAAAGAAGCGTCGACTACATCACGGCCAAGAAGCGGAGCCACCCAACCGGACGAAGTCTTCACGAGCCTGGCAGGTAAAGCACCACTTCTTAGAATGGCGGCAAGCTGTTTCGCTTCTTCGAGGGAGAAATTCCCGGTTATCTCGGCCTTCCCATCGGTTATGATGGCAACGACTTGTCCAGCGAACTGAACGACGTTGTCCAAAACAATCGCAAGCCTCCTCTTTGGGTCGTAGGTTCCTTCAGGAACGTAGAGAGCCTGGGTGATCTTTTTGAACTTTTCCACGTATTCCTTGGCGAGCTCAAACGAGACTTTGTAACCGTATCTTCCTGTTCTTGTTTCCACTTCTGGTCTGGCATAAACGATCCGCGGTGCCTCAAGGACGAGATCTTTTCTTCCCATTATCTCTTTCTTCACGAGATACCACTTTCCATTCCTTCCTTTGAGCCACGTTGCCTTTTCTCTCTTGGCTTCGAAAGAGAGCTCTGGTACCTTGTACGGATCTTCACCGTTGTATTCGTCCAGGACCTGAGCAAAATAAAGCACTCCTGTCGAACCTATGAGCCTTTCAGCCTGAACGGTGTCGGTCGCACCGGGTATTTCCACGACTATATAGGATTTGTTCTCACGGAACACCTTCTTTACAGATGCTTCGGTGTACCCGGCTGCATCGAGCCTGTTCCTCAAGATGGTCCACACATCATCGACCACATCAGAAGGATTTTCCGTCCCCTCTTCCACCTCGACAAGATATTCTATCCTTGCACCGCCCTTTATATCCAACCCAAGGCGAATATTGGACGTCCATCCTTTCTTGCTGGGCCAGAAGAGGGCCAATAGAGCTCCAACCAGTACAATCAACACTATCACAAACCTTACCCTGTCACCCCTCATCGATTATCCCTCCTGATTTTTCTCCTTTATGACAGTAGATATGGCTCTCTTTGTGATTTCCAGTTCGGTGGCATTGGCTGTTTTGATTTTGATGGTGTCCTTTTTGATATCGATAACTTTTCCCACGATACCTCCCGCCGTGACAACCACGTCGCCGCGCCTCAACTGACTCAGCATCTGCTGGAACTGCTTTTCTCTCCTCCTCTGTGGGAGGATTATCAGAAAGTAGAAGATCGCTATGAAGAATATAAGCATGAAGAGGAGACTTCCCCAGCCACTGCTTGCTGGGGCCGAAGTGCTGCCATTCGAAGCACCTGGTGCTGCTGCGTAGATGATCTCAGGCATTCTCCTTTCCTCCCTTCTCGAGTATCAATTGAAGTCTTCTGTAGACGAGTGGAACCAGGACGAGTTGAAGCACGATACCAGGAATCCCTGTGGTGAAGCTCAAAAGTATCGAAGTGACCGGTTGAAGTTTTATCCCAATGAGCGCTCCTATAGCGTAGTAAGACACCGAATAAACCAGTCTACCTGCGAGTATCGCCATGATGATCCTGAGGAATATGTTCCTCTCCTTCGTCGCCCCCAGGATAAAACCGTACACGAAAACCTCGGGAACCATGAACAGGAACATTGGGAAAGGCGGCATTCCCATGGTCAGAAATGACAGAATTGGCAAGAGTCCCCCAACGATTCCACCTATGAGAGCCCCAGAAGTCGCTCCAGCGAGCATGGCTACCAGATGAAGCGGCAGGAACATCCTACCAAGGTTCACCAGGTGGAAAAGATAGGCAAGGGCAACTCCAACGGCAAGCCACATGGCGGTGTAAGTCAATTTTCTCATTCAGTATCACCCCTTTTAGATCACTTCGAATTGATTATATCATCCATCAATCGTTTTGCGATTTCAACATCCTGAGCAATCGTAGTTTTTAACTCTTCGATTGAATCGAACCTTTTCTCTGGCCTGATGAACCTCAAGACCTCCACTTTCAGATGAGCACCGTACAGATCTTTCTCGAAATCCAGTATGTAAACCTCGTACTTTACCCGTTTGGAATCGCCCACGGTGGGTCTGAAACCCACGTTCATGACGCCGAATTTTTCTTCCCGATTTGGCAGATGCGCCCTTACAAGGTACACTCCGTTTCTCAAATCCACGAGTTTTTCTTTTCCTCTGTCGATGTTAGCAGTTGGAAACCCCAACTTTCTTCCAAACTGTCTATCCCTGTAAACGATCCCTGTTATCTCATAGTATCTGCCAAGATAAAGAGGAACTTCTTCCACCCTTCCTTCCTGGACGAGCTTTCTGATCAGAGAACTGCTCACTTTTCTTCCGTTGACAATCGTGTCAGCCACTTCGTACACTTCCAAGCCGCTTTTCTTCAAAAAGGAGGCGTCTCCTTTTGCACCCTTTCCGAACCTGAAATCTTTCCCGATGACCACTCCAGAGACACCCGACATGTATTTCTCGAGGAATTGTTTCGGTGACAGATCTTTGATCTGGAAAAAATCGAGCACGACCACCCTCGAGTA
The sequence above is drawn from the Thermotoga sp. genome and encodes:
- a CDS encoding SPFH domain-containing protein, which encodes MLIALVVIVLFLVIVAASSLRIVRPYERGLVERLGKFKREVGAGIHFIIPFFERMIKVDMREKVIDVPPQEVITRDNVVVTVDAVIYYEITDAYRVVYNVRNFETATIKLAQTNLRNVIGELELDQTLTSRERINMKLRTVLDEATDKWGVRITRVEIKKIDPPQDITDAMSKQMKAERTKRAAILEAEGYKQAQILKAEGEKNAAILKAEGEAEAIKRVAEANMQRLILEARGQAEAIKLVFDAIHEGKPTKDLLTVKYLETLKEMANGQATKIFLPFEASSILASLGVISEIFKEKNEGKRDEK
- the secF gene encoding protein translocase subunit SecF gives rise to the protein MRREIDFMGKSKIFITLSLILISVSLVSIFTKGFNFGVEFTGGSEIVVRFENVKITETDIRSAISQISDEFATARIVQVRSVGDPANVLKYSIVVPKTYEPDEKQRVQKELERLLPGKVVSFNEISGTAAEEIKRGTWTAILVALVVLLIYITVRFRFVFGVAAIVALIHDVLITMGFFSIFGYEINVAAVAAFLTLLGYSLNDTIVLSDRIRENMRRYRGRSMINIVNMSINQVLARTINTSLTTFFVVFVLLLFAGSAVKPFAFGMTIGTVVGTYSSLYVVSPIVVKWSK
- the rplI gene encoding 50S ribosomal protein L9; translated protein: MKVILIKDVPKIGKKGEIKEVSDGYARNYLIPRGLAKEYTRGLERAIEHEREMERRKKEREREESERILKELKKRTHVIKVKAGEAGKIFGAVTATTLAEEISKLTGLNLDKKWFKLDKPIKEVGKYSVEMTLPGGVKDTIEIRVEREG
- the rnz gene encoding ribonuclease Z gives rise to the protein MNIIGFSKALFSTWIYYSPERILFDAGEGVSTTLGSKVYAFKYVFLTHGHVDHIAGLWGVVNIRNNGMGDREKPLDVFYPKGNRAVEEYTSFIKKANPELRFSFNVHPLEEGERVFLRDAGGFKRYVQPFRTKHVVSEVSFGYHIFEVRRKLKREFQGLDSRVIARLVKEKGRDFVTEEYHKKILTISGDSLALDPEEVEGTELLIHECTFLDPRDRRYKNHASIDEVMETVKKAGIKRVILYHISTRYVRSIKTTIKKYREMLPNVEIIYMDPRKVFEI
- the ribF gene encoding riboflavin biosynthesis protein RibF: MIVSIGVFDGVHVGHRRVLEKLREVAFSKKMSTLVFTISHPPECFSPDFPGLLLPIEERVRILSLYSRVVVLDFFQIKDLSPKQFLEKYMSGVSGVVIGKDFRFGKGAKGDASFLKKSGLEVYEVADTIVNGRKVSSSLIRKLVQEGRVEEVPLYLGRYYEITGIVYRDRQFGRKLGFPTANIDRGKEKLVDLRNGVYLVRAHLPNREEKFGVMNVGFRPTVGDSKRVKYEVYILDFEKDLYGAHLKVEVLRFIRPEKRFDSIEELKTTIAQDVEIAKRLMDDIINSK
- a CDS encoding NfeD family protein; this translates as MEAWVFWLILSIILMVAEIFTPTFFIFWFGVGALAASLVSLHLGVYIQIIVFAVVSIVLVLFTRRLVQSWESPRKIHVEEIVGKVALVIETINNKKGTGLVKIDGDVWRAFAEDDEEIIEKGEHVRILKVEGAHAVVKRV
- a CDS encoding glucose-1-phosphate thymidylyltransferase codes for the protein MKKAIVLCAGKGTRLRPLTFTTAKHLIPIANRPILFYSLENIARAGIEEVGVVVNPYNAEEFKRIVGDNPFGLKITYIVQEEPKGLAHAVWVSRNFLGDKDFMMYLGDNLILEDLGKFVKDFERSDYTASILLSPVKDPTHFGVAVMEGDRVVKVVEKPKIPPSNLAIVGLYLFRNKIFEGIENIKPSWRGELEITDAIEYLIEKGEKVKGYVIYGWWKDTGKPDDLLEANRRILLGINEKILGEVDDKTTIQGTVVMGKSSRVVNSVIRGPVVIGENCLIKDTYVGPYTSIGNNVVLESCEIENSIVMDDCSIVGVEKRIDSSILGKGVSVRSSARRPVSLSLILGDMSRVEF
- a CDS encoding ECF transporter S component; translation: MRKLTYTAMWLAVGVALAYLFHLVNLGRMFLPLHLVAMLAGATSGALIGGIVGGLLPILSFLTMGMPPFPMFLFMVPEVFVYGFILGATKERNIFLRIIMAILAGRLVYSVSYYAIGALIGIKLQPVTSILLSFTTGIPGIVLQLVLVPLVYRRLQLILEKGGKENA
- the yajC gene encoding preprotein translocase subunit YajC, giving the protein MPEIIYAAAPGASNGSTSAPASSGWGSLLFMLIFFIAIFYFLIILPQRRREKQFQQMLSQLRRGDVVVTAGGIVGKVIDIKKDTIKIKTANATELEITKRAISTVIKEKNQEG
- the secD gene encoding protein translocase subunit SecD, with translation MRGDRVRFVIVLIVLVGALLALFWPSKKGWTSNIRLGLDIKGGARIEYLVEVEEGTENPSDVVDDVWTILRNRLDAAGYTEASVKKVFRENKSYIVVEIPGATDTVQAERLIGSTGVLYFAQVLDEYNGEDPYKVPELSFEAKREKATWLKGRNGKWYLVKKEIMGRKDLVLEAPRIVYARPEVETRTGRYGYKVSFELAKEYVEKFKKITQALYVPEGTYDPKRRLAIVLDNVVQFAGQVVAIITDGKAEITGNFSLEEAKQLAAILRSGALPARLVKTSSGWVAPLLGRDVVDASLKAGIVGLILVLAYMLIYYRTMGIVADLALIYNTILLLGVMAAGKFILTLPGIAGIILTIGTTVDGNVIIYERIKEEMRSGKPVKTSIAAGFDRSLSTILDANITTILTGLILYYFGTGTIKGFAITLIIGVLGSMFVSLVFSRLLLDGLAPLIRSPRVEEAQGGSKR